GCAGCCTGTTGAAAAAGGGGTCTGCCCCTCTCCGACGCTTCAAATTCACAATATTTCAGCAACGTCTCCAACGGGTCAGACCCCGTTTTTAATAGGCTGTTAGCCCCCACCGACCATGAACAACCCGCCCGAAGATCCGTCCGCATCACCGTGCATCCAAGTTTGCACGATCGACCAGCAGGGCGTGTGCGAGGGGTGCCACCGCACGCTGGACGAAATTGCCGCGTATTCCCGGCTCAATCCCCAGCAACGTCAAATCGTCAACCAGCGGGCCGCCGCGAGAAGGAAAAAGTAGACTGCGCAGCCAACGCAGCTCCCGTCCAGTTTCCCACCCAGACGGGGTCGCTCGCTCTTTACTTTCACCGCCCTAGCGGCGACAATCCTCGCGTGAGCCTTTTGTGGCTCATCCCTCCAAGAAAAATTTAAAACCTTTCCCCGCACCGGGAAAGGTTTTCTTTTTGTCGAACGTCGAACTCAAAGG
The sequence above is a segment of the Rubripirellula tenax genome. Coding sequences within it:
- a CDS encoding DUF1289 domain-containing protein, translated to MNNPPEDPSASPCIQVCTIDQQGVCEGCHRTLDEIAAYSRLNPQQRQIVNQRAAARRKK